In Leptospira fletcheri, the genomic window GGTTCGGGGGAATACACTTCGATCTCGTTTTCCGGCGTACAGACGAACGTAGGACTGGCAGCCTCCTTATTCAATTTCGGCGCTCCTGCAAACGCGCAAATCGTGGAGAACCCGCTCAACGAGAGGGAATAAGCCTTGTCTGCCACGTCTAGAACGGATGCACATAAGATATTCGCGGATCTTTACCGTAAAGCCCGTCCCCCGGAGCAACAGCAGAAGATAGACGAAGTCATTCAAAAGTCGAACGACATATTCATACGTATCGACCTGATGAAGAAGGTCGACGAAGAGTTCGAACAAAAAAAGAGGGAAGAGAATCGAAGAACGGAAGAGGACGAAAAAGCCGCCAAACAAAATACGGGGGCGGCATCTTCCGGTTCCCAATCCAAGACAGCGCCGAAACCGGTTCGAAGAGCAGATAGCGGCAATGTCGGTCTCGGCTTTTTTGCAAACCTCTTCGGAGGAAATGCCGCGATCACCAAGTTTGCCAAAGAAACCGGCACGGTGGAAGTCGGTTTTTTGGGTAGAAACTCCAGGATCGCCCCTTCCGTAGAACGTCTTTTTAAAGCGCTAAAGGAAGATCAGATCATCTCCACATTACAGGCGTTACGTTTGGCGGAAAGCCAAGGATGGAGACATTGGCGCCCGCTCGTATACAATATAGTATTAAACTTTAATAAATTCTTTAACAACTTCATTTCTCTCGACTCCCTATTTATAGATGAAATCTCTCCGGAGATCTTTCTGAACCGGTCTTTAAAGATGCAGATGTACTACGCGAGACATCTTTCGAGAGAGGACGCAAAGGAAATCATTCTCGCGAACGTCCCCGAATTGGTAAAAAAAGACGAGAAACTTTCGATCAAACTCCCGGCCATTCTTTCCGGCCTGAACTACGGTTTGAATCTGGAAACGGGTAGGCCGAAACTGACCGACGCGATACGAGCTTTTTACGTCGTCTCGAACCGTAAAGTGATCAGTTGGGAGGAAATCGTCGACTCTCTGAACGTGCCTCCGATCAACGAGACCAAATTCCAGGGTTCTCCGGACATCACGAAGGAAGTCGACACGACTTTGATCAAATTATCCGACGATATCCTGACGAGAGGAAATAAAAAAGAGGAACTCCAGAACCTAAGGCAGAGATATTTTAAAATCGACGAAAACGGCAAGATCTCCTTCGATTTCCTGAACGGCGTCGTGGACGATTACTTCTCCCATCACATGCCGGAAAATATGAACTCCTCGGCGTTCAAGTCCTCCTTTAAAGGGATGCCTCACAAACTCATTTATATACTTCTAAGGGATTTTCAATCCTGCTACTCTCCCATCTTGGAAGGTACCGTAAAGATCGGAACCAAAAATCACAACCGCGACGTGATCATCATACAGACCGGTCTTTTCAAGGGAGAAATAGAGGAGATCAATAACCTTCTCCGGCAACTCGACGCGTTCAACAAAAAATATCCGAGTTTCCAATATACGTTCGCGACCTTTAACCAAAATACCTCGGGAAGTTCGGTGGAAGATCAGATTACCGTAAACCTTCTTCGCTTGCTGGGCGAGGCTTCCGCTTTTATGGGCAAATTCGCGGAAAAGATCAACACGATCGTCGAAAACCACTTGTTAGCGAAGGATTACGAGGCCAAAAGCCAACTGAACGATCGGGTACTGGCATCAAAGGAAAAAGTGATCGATGAGATCAAAGTGCTCCACAGATTCATTCCTTATTACGATTCCACCATAGTTTCCGGAAATCGTCTGAACAATAAATCACTGGAATACGTTTTCGTCGACATGGCCCAATTGCTGTTCAATTACGCGGTCATTTATAAGGACAAATTCACGGTGAATAAACTTACGGTTCATCGCAAAATAGACGCGGAACTGAAAGCTCTCAGAGCCGAATACGAACGCCTCTCCGGCAAACCTTTTGACGGCGGCGGTTCCTTGCATACCGAATCCTCGGAGGCGCAATGAGGATATTAACCGGAGTACAGCCTTCCGGCAAATTACACTTAGGAAATTACTTTTCCGTAATACGAAAATTAGCAAAATACCAAAACGATTCGGACTTATATTGCTTTGTTGCGGATTTGCACGCTCTTACTACGTTTTCTTCCGCCAAAAACCAAAAGGATAATACTTACGACGCCGTCTGCGACTTTTTGGCGTTAGGAATCGATCCCGACAAGTGTTCCTTTTGGATCCAATCTTCCGTTCCCGAAGTGACCGAACTCGCGTGGTATCTATCCATGTCCATCACGGTTCCTCAATTACAGCTCGCGCACTCTTTTAAGGATAAAGTAGCGAAGGGGATTACTCCGAGCGCGGGACTCTTCTTTTATCCGGTTTTGATGGCCGCGGACATATTGGCTTTCGAAACCGATCGCGTCCCCGTGGGAAAGGACCAAAAACAGCACCTGGAATACACACGAGACATTGCGGAAAGGTTCAACTCCCAATACGGAGAGACTTTCAAATTACCCGATCCGGAAATCGACGAAGAGACCGCAATTGTACCCGGTACCGATGGCTCCAAAATGTCTAAATCCTACGGCAATACGATCAATTTCTTCGATGAGGAAAAGAAGCTCAAGAAATCCGTAATGGGGATCGTTACCGACTCTGCCGGAGTGGACGAGGCGAAGGATTATAAGAATAACGTAATTTACCAGATTCACTCCCTGTTCCTGGACGAATCCCAAAAGATGGAGCTACGGAATAAATTCGAAGTGCCGGGCACCGGATACGGCGATCTCA contains:
- the trpS gene encoding tryptophan--tRNA ligase, with translation MRILTGVQPSGKLHLGNYFSVIRKLAKYQNDSDLYCFVADLHALTTFSSAKNQKDNTYDAVCDFLALGIDPDKCSFWIQSSVPEVTELAWYLSMSITVPQLQLAHSFKDKVAKGITPSAGLFFYPVLMAADILAFETDRVPVGKDQKQHLEYTRDIAERFNSQYGETFKLPDPEIDEETAIVPGTDGSKMSKSYGNTINFFDEEKKLKKSVMGIVTDSAGVDEAKDYKNNVIYQIHSLFLDESQKMELRNKFEVPGTGYGDLKKALLERILDYFSPFRAERERIAADPAYVNSVMRKGTDKARNVASKVLESVRSKVGILRG